From Candidatus Methylomirabilis sp., one genomic window encodes:
- the argB gene encoding acetylglutamate kinase yields the protein MDAAGIAKAQVLTEALPYIRAFWGKTIVVKYGGAAMTDAALKESVVADIVLMRYVGMRPVVVHGGGPQIGEAMAQAGLTPTFIDGLRVTDEPTMRIVETVLVGGINQEFVTLMNRKGGPAVGLSGKDGGLIRARKSAPVRGKGANTEVIDLGLVGEVAGINPRILRTLEEGGFIPIVAPTGVDEQGVTYNINADLAAGEIAAALAAEKLILLTDTDGILDLTGKLYPTLSRDDVEKLIEDGVIGQGMLPKVRACLRALEGGVRKTHIINGRVPHALLLELFTAEGVGTEVFQ from the coding sequence GTGGACGCCGCCGGCATCGCCAAGGCGCAGGTCCTCACCGAGGCCCTCCCCTATATCCGCGCCTTCTGGGGGAAGACCATCGTGGTGAAGTACGGGGGCGCCGCCATGACCGACGCCGCCCTCAAGGAAAGCGTGGTGGCCGACATCGTCCTCATGCGCTACGTCGGGATGCGCCCCGTGGTCGTGCACGGGGGGGGGCCCCAGATCGGCGAGGCGATGGCCCAGGCCGGGCTCACCCCCACCTTCATCGACGGCCTCCGGGTGACGGACGAGCCTACCATGCGGATCGTCGAGACGGTTCTGGTGGGGGGCATCAACCAGGAGTTCGTCACCCTGATGAACCGGAAGGGTGGGCCGGCGGTGGGGCTCTCCGGGAAGGACGGCGGGCTGATCCGCGCCCGGAAGAGCGCTCCCGTGAGGGGCAAGGGCGCGAACACCGAGGTCATCGACCTCGGGTTGGTGGGGGAGGTCGCGGGGATCAACCCCCGGATCCTGCGGACGCTGGAGGAGGGGGGGTTCATCCCGATCGTGGCCCCCACGGGGGTGGACGAGCAGGGGGTGACCTACAACATCAACGCCGACCTGGCGGCGGGGGAGATCGCGGCGGCCCTGGCGGCGGAGAAGCTCATCCTCCTGACCGATACCGATGGCATCCTGGACCTCACCGGGAAGCTCTACCCCACCCTCAGCCGGGACGACGTGGAGAAGCTCATCGAGGATGGGGTCATCGGGCAAGGGATGCTCCCCAAGGTCCGGGCCTGCCTCCGGGCCCTCGAGGGGGGCGTCCGGAAGACCCACATTATCAATGGCCGGGTCCCTCACGCCCTCCTGCTGGAGCTGTTCACCGCCGAGGGCGTCGGGACCGAGGTCTTCCAGTAG